A stretch of the Nitratifractor salsuginis DSM 16511 genome encodes the following:
- a CDS encoding ribose-phosphate pyrophosphokinase gives MSNYMLFSGTANPPLSQAIADYLEMPLSGATINRFSDGEINVQIAESVRGKDVFIIQPTCAPANANLMELLIMTDALKRSSAKSITAVVPYYGYARQDRKAAPRVPITAKLVADMMEKAGITRVVTVDLHASQIQGFFDIPVDNLYGSILFIDYIRSKNFANPIIASPDIGGVARARYFASRLGMDMVIVDKRREKANVAEVMNIIGDVRGRDVILIDDMVDTAGTMVKGAAALKEAGATSVMACCTHPVLSGPAIDRIRDGALDELVVSDTIPLKAECKKIKVLSTAQMLGEVIRRVQNNESVNSLFATT, from the coding sequence ATGAGTAACTATATGCTCTTCTCCGGCACTGCCAATCCTCCGCTTAGCCAAGCCATCGCCGATTATCTCGAGATGCCTCTCTCCGGAGCCACCATCAACCGTTTCTCCGATGGGGAGATCAATGTTCAAATTGCTGAAAGTGTCCGCGGGAAGGATGTTTTCATCATTCAACCGACCTGTGCTCCCGCCAATGCGAATCTGATGGAGCTGCTGATTATGACCGATGCCCTCAAGCGCTCTTCTGCCAAATCGATTACGGCCGTCGTGCCCTATTACGGTTATGCCCGTCAGGATCGCAAAGCGGCTCCCCGGGTTCCTATCACTGCCAAGCTCGTGGCCGATATGATGGAAAAAGCGGGGATCACCCGAGTCGTCACCGTCGATCTGCACGCTTCCCAAATCCAGGGATTTTTTGATATTCCTGTCGACAATCTCTACGGATCGATTCTTTTCATTGATTACATTCGTTCCAAGAATTTCGCCAATCCCATCATCGCTTCTCCCGACATCGGCGGAGTGGCTAGAGCCCGCTATTTCGCTTCGCGCCTGGGGATGGATATGGTGATTGTGGACAAGCGTCGGGAAAAGGCCAATGTCGCCGAGGTAATGAACATCATCGGTGACGTCAGGGGACGGGATGTGATTTTGATTGACGATATGGTGGATACTGCCGGTACGATGGTCAAAGGGGCCGCCGCTCTCAAGGAAGCCGGGGCTACCAGCGTTATGGCCTGCTGCACCCATCCCGTCCTCTCCGGCCCTGCCATCGACCGGATCCGCGATGGAGCTCTCGATGAATTGGTCGTCTCTGACACGATTCCGCTTAAAGCTGAGTGCAAGAAGATCAAAGTGCTTTCTACCGCTCAGATGCTCGGTGAAGTGATTCGTCGTGTTCAAAACAATGAAAGTGTCAATTCACTCTTCGCCACCACATAA
- a CDS encoding putative bifunctional diguanylate cyclase/phosphodiesterase, whose product MKKGPSQRNIKNALCKFLPICQKEILPFVVLQLFTHACRSLWFLLLSTLSLAIVLFSAGSVPALPLLLWAGSILIVIILRIVYVKQSLKKMDRQRNDQAQNQRKYLLFFLSAVVTSILLGMVIPLFIPYIHNVFLHFVLIIFIIGIAAGATAALFPSTLLAVTYTLFITLPLISYFLTLPDTYAFISALAIFMLVVVLTSIAQVTQSYMLEVYQQRKQLQMKEEELDALFTQTPTPIFYFDKELKIKKYNEAFQDFFEISSETTLDGFDLTQLKSQEAVEMMREVLKRGEPREYDGPYFSTFTSKDYWLRAKIAPLFNDEGELIGGIASFQDRTLEIKSIEYLEELATLDPLTELGNRRSFLQHLEHLVDEQKKGDLLSLLFYLDLNHFKPINDTLGHHFGDLVLKEVSRLLKSLVPDEAMVFRLGGDEFVILHPKCCPTEEEARKRGAVFARKINKTLSKKLIIGDYRLSIHASIGIIVITPQMHNSDEIIRRADISMYQAKSRHLEYAFYDSSMDENQRKNFFIHQEMARNDFLNQLVLYFQPLHALGCSKLVGAEALIRWHHPTLGLLTPAEFISLAIESGEIQKIGHWIREETCKAFIYFRENGCPLEFISTNVDARELGYNNFTKEILDLLEKYDLDPSNLVLEITENSLIDNFERYHIIFETLKKAGVRWAIDDFGIGYSSLSYLERLSFSILKIDQSFITSMVTSSNAAFLIGHIVDIAAKLGYQVVAEGIESRAQMQKLLEISPNIMCQGYYFGHPLPREEFCKLLPAKEA is encoded by the coding sequence ATGAAAAAAGGTCCCTCTCAGCGAAATATCAAAAATGCCTTATGCAAATTTCTTCCCATATGTCAGAAGGAAATTCTCCCTTTTGTGGTGCTGCAACTCTTTACCCATGCCTGTCGGAGTCTATGGTTTTTATTACTCTCGACCCTAAGCCTGGCCATCGTCCTCTTCTCGGCTGGATCAGTACCGGCTCTACCGCTCTTACTATGGGCGGGAAGTATCCTGATCGTGATTATTTTACGGATTGTCTATGTCAAGCAGTCCCTGAAAAAGATGGACAGGCAAAGGAACGATCAGGCACAAAACCAACGTAAATATCTTCTCTTTTTCCTGAGTGCCGTTGTAACTTCCATTCTACTCGGAATGGTCATTCCGCTCTTCATCCCTTATATTCATAATGTTTTCCTCCATTTCGTGCTCATTATTTTCATCATCGGTATCGCTGCCGGTGCTACTGCCGCACTCTTCCCCAGTACCCTGCTCGCAGTTACTTACACCCTTTTCATTACGCTCCCTCTCATAAGTTATTTTTTGACATTGCCGGATACCTACGCTTTCATAAGCGCACTAGCCATATTTATGCTGGTCGTGGTACTGACCTCGATTGCTCAAGTAACGCAAAGTTATATGCTGGAGGTTTATCAACAACGTAAACAGCTCCAAATGAAAGAAGAAGAACTCGATGCACTTTTTACACAGACTCCCACACCGATTTTCTACTTTGACAAGGAATTGAAGATCAAAAAATATAATGAAGCATTTCAGGATTTTTTTGAAATATCATCCGAAACCACATTGGATGGCTTTGATCTCACGCAACTTAAATCCCAGGAAGCGGTTGAAATGATGCGTGAGGTTCTCAAACGTGGTGAACCGAGAGAATATGACGGCCCCTATTTCTCCACTTTTACATCTAAGGATTATTGGCTCCGGGCAAAAATTGCTCCGCTCTTTAATGACGAAGGAGAATTAATCGGGGGGATCGCCAGTTTCCAGGACAGGACACTGGAGATCAAAAGTATCGAATACCTTGAAGAGTTGGCCACACTCGACCCTCTGACCGAGCTGGGCAATCGTCGGAGTTTTCTTCAGCACCTTGAGCATCTCGTCGATGAACAAAAGAAGGGAGATCTCCTCTCCCTTCTTTTTTATCTAGATCTCAACCACTTTAAACCTATCAACGATACCCTGGGCCACCATTTTGGAGACCTGGTACTCAAAGAGGTTTCTCGTCTGTTGAAATCCCTGGTTCCGGATGAAGCAATGGTCTTTCGTCTTGGCGGAGATGAATTTGTCATCCTCCATCCCAAATGCTGTCCGACAGAAGAAGAGGCTCGGAAACGGGGGGCTGTTTTTGCCCGAAAAATCAACAAAACCCTTTCCAAAAAGTTAATCATCGGGGATTATCGTCTCTCGATACACGCCAGTATCGGGATCATCGTCATCACTCCCCAAATGCATAACAGTGACGAAATTATTCGCCGGGCCGATATCTCTATGTACCAGGCCAAGAGCCGGCATCTCGAATATGCTTTTTATGACAGTAGTATGGATGAAAACCAGAGAAAAAATTTCTTTATACATCAGGAGATGGCCCGTAACGATTTTCTCAATCAACTGGTGCTCTATTTCCAACCCCTCCATGCACTCGGTTGCAGCAAGCTTGTCGGAGCCGAAGCCCTGATTCGCTGGCACCATCCCACTTTGGGTCTTTTGACGCCTGCCGAGTTCATCTCTCTGGCAATTGAAAGCGGCGAAATTCAAAAAATCGGTCACTGGATTAGAGAAGAAACTTGTAAAGCCTTCATCTATTTTCGGGAAAACGGGTGTCCGTTGGAGTTCATCTCTACCAATGTAGATGCACGAGAATTGGGATACAACAACTTTACAAAAGAAATATTGGATCTTTTGGAGAAATACGATCTCGATCCATCCAACCTGGTCCTGGAAATTACCGAAAATTCATTGATCGACAATTTTGAGCGCTATCACATAATTTTCGAAACATTGAAAAAAGCAGGCGTTCGATGGGCCATCGATGACTTCGGGATCGGGTACTCCTCCCTCTCCTATCTCGAACGGCTCTCCTTCTCCATTCTGAAAATTGATCAAAGTTTCATTACCTCGATGGTAACAAGCAGTAACGCGGCCTTTTTGATAGGCCATATCGTCGATATCGCTGCCAAACTCGGTTACCAGGTCGTCGCTGAAGGCATCGAGAGCAGAGCTCAAATGCAAAAACTCCTTGAAATCAGCCCAAATATCATGTGTCAAGGATATTATTTCGGCCACCCTCTTCCCCGAGAAGAGTTTTGTAAATTATTGCCGGCCAAGGAGGCTTGA
- a CDS encoding magnesium transporter CorA family protein, producing MYLFSDRLYRKDEIVLDDSKKQVIFTTINNQTILDWLREHDFPESFIEDIRSEEQSITYEEHERFKLIILKYFIRDEEDELHYQDENVVIIVTENTFIFLARSEKVIKAITAKLYRRYRQSDSLPYITYTVIDIMVDHTMWIIDRIDDTLEEIEDRIFADDLDEQEVQKHLYFARRTLNRISKLSVQSTDVINKIYNHLPVDVRKKLKYEFIDLKEHLSYTINESKSYLDRTGYLQNLLMGFMSNRMNQAMQRLAAISLIFLPLTFIVGNYGMNFKYMPELDWKYGYLAVWIVNILIAWLIFRWLKKQKWI from the coding sequence ATGTATCTCTTTTCCGATCGTCTCTACCGAAAAGACGAAATCGTCCTCGACGATTCCAAAAAACAGGTGATCTTCACCACCATCAACAACCAAACCATCCTCGACTGGCTGCGTGAACACGATTTCCCCGAAAGTTTTATCGAGGATATCCGCAGTGAGGAACAGAGTATCACCTACGAAGAACACGAGCGTTTCAAGCTCATCATTCTCAAATATTTCATCCGGGATGAGGAGGATGAGCTCCACTACCAGGATGAGAATGTCGTCATTATCGTCACGGAAAACACCTTCATCTTCCTGGCTCGCAGTGAAAAGGTGATCAAAGCCATCACCGCCAAACTCTATCGGCGCTACAGGCAGAGCGACAGCCTTCCATATATCACCTATACCGTAATCGATATTATGGTCGACCACACGATGTGGATCATCGACCGGATCGACGATACGCTTGAGGAAATCGAGGATCGGATCTTCGCCGACGATTTGGATGAGCAGGAGGTCCAGAAGCACCTCTACTTCGCCCGGCGCACCCTCAACCGTATTTCCAAACTCTCGGTACAGTCCACCGACGTCATCAACAAAATCTACAATCACCTTCCCGTCGATGTGCGCAAAAAACTCAAATATGAATTCATCGACCTCAAGGAGCACCTCTCCTACACCATCAACGAATCCAAAAGTTACCTCGACCGCACAGGCTACCTGCAGAACCTGCTTATGGGTTTTATGAGCAATAGAATGAACCAGGCGATGCAGCGCCTGGCGGCCATCAGCCTCATCTTCCTCCCTCTGACCTTTATCGTCGGCAACTATGGAATGAATTTCAAATACATGCCCGAACTCGACTGGAAATATGGCTACCTGGCCGTCTGGATCGTCAACATTCTCATCGCCTGGCTCATTTTCCGCTGGCTCAAGAAACAGAAGTGGATCTAA